The segment CGCGACCTGCCGCACAACCAGGATCTGCCCGACCGTGACCTCGCGGTGTTCGTCGCCGGGACCCCGGAGATGGACGCCTACCGGCGTGACCTCTACTGGGCACAGGAGTACGCGCGCCGGAACCGCGACGTGATGATGGGGCTGGCGTGCACCGTGCTTCGGGACGGCTTCCCGGGCGTCACCTTCCCGGAGTGGATCACCTGCCACCACAACTACGTGGCGGAGGAGACCTACGACGGAGTGGACGTTCTGGTCACCCGAAAAGGGGCGATTCGTGCGGGATCCGGTGATCTCGGGATCATTCCGGGCTCGATGGCGACCGGCACCTACATCGTCCGGGGACTCGGCAACCCGCGGTCGTTCAACTCGGCATCGCACGGGGCGGGGCGAGTGATGAGCCGGTCCCGAGCCAAGAAGACCTTCACCCAGGACGACCTGATCAGTCAGACCAGCGGGGTGGAGTGTCGAAAGGACGTCGGCGTCCTCGACGAGATCCCCGGCGCGTACAAGGACATCTCCGCGGTGATCGACGCACAGCGTGACCTCGTGGAGGTCGTCGCGCACCTACGCCAGGTGATCTGCGTCAAGGGCTGAACCGGTGGTCCGTCGTCGACGGGCCACCGCCACACCGCCAGCGTCGTGGGTGTCGGGGTTTCGTCGCCGCGCCAGAGGGCAATCTCTGGGACGCGACGTCTGATACGCGGGGCCCCACCGCGCACTCCCCCGCGTCGGGAGCCCGAAAGGCCGTTGATGGGCATGGGTCTGTGGAACGCCGTCCTCCTCAGTGTCCTCGTGCTGCTCGTCGTGGCCGGCGTCACGGCTGGCGTCGCCTGGAGACGGCACGGTCGTCGACTGCGCGAACGGTTCGGACCCGAGTACCTACGGCTGCTGATGGAGAGCGGGGACCGCCGCAGCACCGAACGGGAACTCGCCCAGCGCCTACGCCGCCACCGTCGCCTGACCCTCCGACCACTCACGCCGGCCCAGCGGGCGGAGTTCACGCGGGAGTGGGCACAGGTGCAGGAGGAGTTCGTGGACGGGCCGGAGATCGCGGTCCAGCGGGCCGAGAACCTGGTGGCGCGGATCGCGTCGGCCCTGGGCTACCCGTGCGAGACCGTGGAGCAGCGACTGGACTACCTGTCGGTGGAGTTCCCCGGGAGTGTCGGACACTACCGCGGAGCCCAGGAGCTCCGCGGCGGCGGAGGTCAGGGCCCACCCAGCACGGAGGACCACCGTCAGGCCCTGATCCGGTATCGCGACTTCCTCACCCAGCTCCTGGAGAGCCCGGCACAGTCCGGCGACCGACCCAGCGATCCCCCGAACCAGCCACCGCTGGCCAATGCGGACACCCCCTGACCCGAAGGAGGACCCCCATGGCCCCCGACCCCGCGACCCCCTCCCCCCGTGACGCCGACGGCGACGCGCCCCGCACCCTCGCCGGGAGCGGACGACGTCCCAGAACCATCGTTCCGCGCTCCGCGCCCAGCGGCTCCGATCAGGCCCCGCCATCCCCCGACTCCGGCTCCACGGCGGACGCCGCCAGTGCCACCCCCGCCGCGCCCGCCGCGCCGGCCTCCGATGAGCCCTGGTCCGGCTTCTCCGCCCAGGAGCGCGAGGGACTGCGCGGCCGATGGCGCCAACTACAGGGCGACTTCGTCGACGACCCCAACGCCGCGGTCCGCGACGCCGACGCCCTCGTCGCCGAGACGCTACGCACCCTCCAGCAGCGCCTCAGCGACCACCACGCGTCACTCGAGGCCCGGTGGACGACCAACGACGCCGACACCGAACAGCTCCGGCACACCATCCGCCGCTACCGCGCGTTCCTCAACACCATGCTCGCCGCCGGTGACTGACCGGCGGCGCCGACCTGAGCCCGGAGTGACCCGCAGGGCCGACAGGGGGTTCAGGGGTCGAACCCCTGGACCGCGTGGGGCAGCTCCCCGCCTCCGACGGCGGTCCGGCCCGGTGAGTGCGCCCCGCCAGGCTCGACGCGGCGACTGCCACAGGCCGACCCCTCGGACACCGCGGCCGGCGTGGGGACGGGCTGCCTCGGGCCAACAGCTCCTGCCGACCAGTGGCCGAGCCCACCACGCAAAGCCCCCCGTGACACGAGCGAGCCCCCGCCCCTAGCGAAGCGGCGGGAACAGACTCGTCGTCCCCGACGTCTCCACACTCCCGAGCCTCGCCCCCTGGCCAGGCCGCACCGCCGCGCGATAGCCCGCATCACACCAACGTCCCCCACCCCCATCCCCCCATCAGGGATTTCTCTACCCCGATCAAGGTTTCCGCACATCCAGCAAGTGGATGTACACGTTCACCTGCTATAGCGGGGTCGGACCTGCCACGGGACGTGGTTTGACGTCATGAGATAACGATGTGGCCTGGGAGCATGTCGCGCCACTTCCTCCCCTCAACCACGGGCGCGGTGGGCGATGGTGTGATCACCGCAGCATGCTCGATGGAACGCTGTAGAAGCTCCCGACGGGCTGCGCCTGGCGTGACCTCACCAAACGCTGCGACCCTTGGCATTGTGTCCAAAGCCGCCACCGCCACTGGGCTCATGAGGGCGCCTTCGGCCGCGTACCGCACCACCTGCGGGCCCACGACGACGCTGTGGTCACGTCTGCGTCTAGGCCGTGTTTTGTGGAGGGTCTGCGGGGTGGGCGGGGTCTTTGGAACTCTTGGTCTCATGGTTCGACGCCATGAACTCACCGACGAGGAATGGGCTTTGCTCGCCCCGCTCATGCCCGCCCACCCCCACAAAGGAAAGCGGTGGGCCGACCACCGCAAGGTCATCAACGCGATCCTGTTCAGAACCCGCACCGGGATCCCCTGGCGGGATCTGCCCGAGCGGTACGGGCCCTGGGAGACCGCCGCCGGGCGGCACCGCCGCTGGTCACTGGACGGGACCTGGGACAGGATCGCCGAACGGCTGCGTATCGACGCCGCCACCGGCGAGGCCCTCGAGGTCGGCATCGACTCCACCACCGTGCGCGCCCACCACCACGCCGCCGGCGCCACAAAAAAGGGGAAACGGCCCGGAACGAACCGGACGGATCCGAAGCACTGGGACGCTCCCGGGGAGGACTGACCACCAAAATTCACCTGATCGCCGACAACCGTCGCCGCCCCTTGGCCATCGCCACCAGCCCCGGCCAACGCGGGGACACCCGCATGTTCGAGCCGCTAATGGCCGCGCTACGGCTACCGCGCAGCGCCGGCCGCTCACGGACTCGCCCAGACCGTCTACTGGCAGACAAGGCCTACTCCTCATCAGCGATCCGGGCCCACCTGCGCAGACGAGGCATCCGGGCGACCATCGCCCAACCCCACGACCAAAGCGCCAACCGCAAACGCAAAGGAGCCAAAGGCGGCAGACCCCCGACCTTCGACCGGGACACCTACCGAAACCGCAACACCGTCGAACGATCCATCAACCTACCCAAACAAAACCGAGCAGTCGCGACCAGATACGACAAACGCGCCGCGATCTACGACGGAACCACGCAAATCGCCTCCATCCGGATCTGGCTCCGCGACCTCACCCGTTCAAAAAACACGACCTAGGGTCCTCCGTTACGGTTGGGGACATCCCCGGCAGTGGCCTGTGCGTGTTCTGGCCGACAAGACCTACTCCACTCAGACCATCCGGTCCTGGCCGCGTTCACGCCACATCGGCCGCAGCATCCTGAGTGCAGGGACCACAGTGGGCCAACCGACAAACTCGTGGCCCTACACCCTGAGGGCCTCCCACACCCAACCGTGCAGCTCCCAAGCGCCGCGTTCTGGCAGAACGCCGTATCGGTTAACTCAAGCACCACCGGACACACCACGACCCACCGAACACTCCCCAGTGGACTCGGACCTCAGCACCGACCATACGACGAGCCCTTCGCGTGGTCGGTGAACACTCGGTGGCCGCTAACCGAGCACCGGCCGCCGGCATCATGCTTCGCCCGGAACCGGGAATTCGATGGCCGGTGGCGATCAATGCCTGCCACACTCCTCCGACATGAACACATACGGTGAGCCCCCGACCCGAGTGGGGCAGACGACCCTGGACGACGGCAGAGTGCTCGGGTGGGCCGAGTGGGGGCCACGCGACGGGGTTCCCGTCGTCCTGTGTCCCGGTGCTGGCACGAGCCGGTCGCTCGGGCTCGCCTGTGGGGTTCCTGACGCCGTGGGTGCGCGGCTGATCTCGGTGGACCGCCCCGGGTTGGGTGTCTCCAGCCCCGACCCCGGACGGACTCTGCGCGACTTCGCCACGGATCTGGAGAACCTGACGAGTCTCAGGGACATCGGGCACCCCGCCGTGGTCGGAAACTCCCAGGGAGCTCCGTTCGCGCTCGCCTGCGCGGCGATGGGGACCGCGTCGGCGGTCGCGGTGGTGGCCGGCGCCGACGAGGTGGCAGCGCCGGAGTTCGCCGCCGACCTGCCGCCCGAGCTGCACGCGCTGGTCGAGGCCATCGACGACGACCCGGCGGGGGTCGAGGCGGACTTCCTGACCTTCACCGCCGACCGGATACGGAACATGGTGCTGTCCAGGAGCCCCACCCGTGACCTCGCGGTGTACAAGGATCCCGGGTTCGACGCGGCGTACCGGCGCGCGCTCGCGGAGGGGTTCGCCCAGGGAGCGGTGGGCTACGCACGAGACACGGTTCTCGCGATGGACCAGTGGGATCTCCCGCTGTCCGCCATCACCGTTCCCGTCGACATCTGGTACGGAACCGAGGACACGACGCACTCCCCCGACCGGGGCCGGTTCCTGGCGACACGGATCGCGGGAGCCGAACGCCATCTGGTTCCCGACGCCGGGGGTTCCCTGCTGTGGACCCACGGGGAGCGCGTCCTCGGCACACTGCTGGCGCGGACCCCCACGGGTCGTGGGGATCCGAGGTGAGCCCCCGACTCGGCCGCCGGAACGGCCGCGCCGCGTCGCTATGCCTCCGCGCCGGTCCGGGCGTCGGCGTGTGGGGACGACGCCAAGGACAGGGAGTAGGCGAGCAGGGTGAAGTCGACGCCGTCCGGGGTCCAGTCGAGGGAGGGGCGGCGGTGGAAGCCCAAGGCGTCGTAGAGGCGCTGGGCTCGGCGCATCGTGGGTTGGGTGCACAACAGGAGCGTGTGGGCCCCCGACCGCCGCGCCCGGGTCACGGTGGCGCCCACCAGGGCCCGGGCGACACCACGCCCCTGGGCGTCGGGGGCCACCGCCAGGGCGCGGATCTCCGCCTCCTCGTCGCTGGTCACGAGTTCGCTCTGGTCGCCCCGCCACATCAGGGTGACCGTTCCCACCAGGCGGTCCTCCTCGACGGCGACCAGCACCTCATCCCTGGTGTCGGCCCCCATTCCGAGCCGCCGTAGTTCCGCGGCGTAGGAGTCGTCCTCCCGGAGGAACCCTCGCTGGACGTAGGCGGTGACGCGCAGGTCACCGATGGTGGGGAACTCCTCGGGGGACGCGGGGCGTACTAGCATGAACTCCACCAGACCGATCGGGACACGTGAGGCACGGACAATGATCGTACACCCGTACGATGCGGTGATCCTCGCCGGAGGTCGCGCCCGCCGTATGGACCACGCCGACAAGCCGGGGGCCCGCGTGGGCGACCGGAGCCTGTTGGAGCGAGTCGCCGACGCGGTTTCCGACGCCGAGCACCTGGTCGTGGTGGGCCCACCCCGCCCGTCGCCGGCGGCGCGCTACGTCCGCGAGGACCCGCCGGGGTCCGGCCCGGTCTCCGCCCTGCGCGTGGGACTCGCCGAGGTACGGGCGCCGGCGGTCGCGTTGCTCGCGGCCGACATGCCCTTCCTCGCCCAGACGCACCTACGCCCGTTGTGGGACGCGCTGGCCTCGCGGGACGGCGCCGTGCTCGGTGACGCGTCGGCACACCCCCAGTGGCTGGCGGGCGTGTGGCGTACGGACAGTCTCCGCTCGGCGCTCCGGCACTACACGGGCGGTTCCTTGCGTGGAGTGCTGTCCGGCCTGGACTTCGCGCTCGTCACCGACGGTGGACACGCGGCCTTCGACTGCGACACCCCCGAGGACCTCGCCGAGGCCCGGCGCCGGCTGCGGTAGGCCGCGCCGGTCAGCCGCGCGAGGCGGCGATCGACGCCGTGGCGCCCGCGCAGAGCGCCAGGAGGTCGTCCGGACTCAGCTCCAACTGCGCTCCGCGCCGTCCGGCGGAGACGTAGACGGTGTCGTGGTCGGTGACGGTGCGATCCACGAGGGTCGGCAGGCGTTTGCGCTGACCGAGCGGAGATATTCCCCCAGTGACGTACCCCGTGGCGCGCTCAGCCGCGAGCGGGTCAGCCATGACCGCGCGTTTGCCACCCACGGCGCGGGCGAGGGCCTTGAGGTCCAGCGAACCGGAGACCGGGACGACCGCGACGGTCAGGACGCCGTCGACCTCGGCCACGAGCGTCTTGAAGACGCGCTCCGGCGCGACACCCAACTCGGCGGCCGCCCGTTCCCCATAGCTCGCGGCCCCCTCGGTCTCGGCCTCGTACCCGTGCAGCACGAAGTCGATCCCGGCCCGCGTCACCACCGTCACCGCAGGAGTCGACCCGGCCCCCCGCCCCTTCGCCGTCCTGGCCATCCCGCCCTCCTCGACGTTCTCACCCTGCCGCCCATTCTGCCTCTGGGGGACACACCCCACTGCCAAGACCCCACACCGGCCCGAAGGCGCGGCTCCACGTGCCGGGAAGCCACCGTGCCCGCCCGGTCACCATCACTGACCATCGGGGGTTTCCACCCCCGATGGGCGACTCCCACCCGGTCGAACGGCAGACGCGGAATACGCCTCGCGACTGAGGCGCCGCGGCTGCGTCGGTCCCTACTGTGAGCGGGAATCGGGCGGGTGGTGGTGCTAGCCCTACCCCTTCGGTAGCCGTGGCGCGAGCAGGAGGTCGGGGGGATACGTCATCGTGGCGCACACGCCCCGACACGTACCGTCAGACACGTTCCTAGAAAACCGGCACAGAAGCGAGGAGAGACGATGGTCGCCGTGCCGCACACTCCAGTTCACTTGGGCCAGCCCCTTGAGTACGTCCCGCGCGACGTCGGCGGTGATCAGATCCTCGCTCGCGACGCCGGAGGGACCGGGCGCATCGTGGAGGCCATCGGCGACCTGGCCACCGCCGACCACATCGCGGTCATCGTTCCCGGAAACGGGCACCACCAGGGCAACTACTACACCAACGAGGAGGCCGTGGCGCCCCGGGCGCGCGGGTGGACACTCCTGCGGGAGATGCGGGCGACCGCGCCGGAGGTTCGCTCGGCGGTGGTGGTGTGGGTCGGGTACCACGCGCCCAGCGGCTTCGTCTCGGCCGCGTCCAACCGTCCCGCGCACCACGGCGCCCACGACCTCGCCCGGTTGACCCACGGCCTGCCCCGCGCCAGCCACATCACACTGGTGGGACACAGCTACGGCACCACGGTGTGCGGTCTGGCCCTCTCCTCCGCGCGGGTCCAGGACTGCGTCGCGTTGGGAAGCCCCGGCATGGGGGTGCGCTCGCACACCGAGCTCGACTACGCGGGACGGCTGTGGGCGGCACGGGCCGAGGGCGACTGGATCCGCTTCTTCCCCCAGGCGCGCGTGGGCAGCCTCGGGTTGGGCCGCGACCCGCTCCACCCGCGACTGGGCGCGACCCGGATCGCGACCGGCGCCATCACCGGTCACTGCGCCTACTACACGGCGGGCAGTGAGTCCCTGCGCAACGTGGCCCGGATCGCCACCGGTCGCTACCAGGACGTCACCCTGGCCACGGAGACACACACCGTCGCCACCGTCGAGACCGTCGACTCACGCGTCATGGAGGTCGTGTGATGGACGCCAACGATCCGGTCATTCACGCGGTCGACGTCGTCAAGACCTACGGCGCACGCGACGGGCGACGTGCCCTCGACCAGTTCTCCCTCTCGGTCACGCCGGGGACCGTGCACGCAC is part of the Spiractinospora alimapuensis genome and harbors:
- a CDS encoding GNAT family N-acetyltransferase, coding for MLVRPASPEEFPTIGDLRVTAYVQRGFLREDDSYAAELRRLGMGADTRDEVLVAVEEDRLVGTVTLMWRGDQSELVTSDEEAEIRALAVAPDAQGRGVARALVGATVTRARRSGAHTLLLCTQPTMRRAQRLYDALGFHRRPSLDWTPDGVDFTLLAYSLSLASSPHADARTGAEA
- a CDS encoding RtcB family protein; protein product: MFSEVSGARTPIRMWADPATVDPGAMRQLRNVSAVPWIHGLAVMPDVHYGKGATVGSVIAMRDAVSPAAVGVDIGCGMTAVRTSLTAEDLPEDMRSLRSALEKAVPVGFNAHDTPVDPRRIHGLRTAGWTEFWDRFDTLAPTVLRRRDRAEKQIGTLGGGNHFLEVCLDDDGRVWVVLHSGSRNIGKELAEYHISQARDLPHNQDLPDRDLAVFVAGTPEMDAYRRDLYWAQEYARRNRDVMMGLACTVLRDGFPGVTFPEWITCHHNYVAEETYDGVDVLVTRKGAIRAGSGDLGIIPGSMATGTYIVRGLGNPRSFNSASHGAGRVMSRSRAKKTFTQDDLISQTSGVECRKDVGVLDEIPGAYKDISAVIDAQRDLVEVVAHLRQVICVKG
- a CDS encoding IS5 family transposase (programmed frameshift), with translation MVRRHELTDEEWALLAPLMPAHPHKGKRWADHRKVINAILFRTRTGIPWRDLPERYGPWETAAGRHRRWSLDGTWDRIAERLRIDAATGEALEVGIDSTTVRAHHHAAGATKKGKRPGTNRTDEALGRSRGGLTTKIHLIADNRRRPLAIATSPGQRGDTRMFEPLMAALRLPRSAGRSRTRPDRLLADKAYSSSAIRAHLRRRGIRATIAQPHDQSANRKRKGAKGGRPPTFDRDTYRNRNTVERSINLPKQNRAVATRYDKRAAIYDGTTQIASIRIWLRDLTRSKNTT
- a CDS encoding alpha/beta hydrolase, with the protein product MGQPLEYVPRDVGGDQILARDAGGTGRIVEAIGDLATADHIAVIVPGNGHHQGNYYTNEEAVAPRARGWTLLREMRATAPEVRSAVVVWVGYHAPSGFVSAASNRPAHHGAHDLARLTHGLPRASHITLVGHSYGTTVCGLALSSARVQDCVALGSPGMGVRSHTELDYAGRLWAARAEGDWIRFFPQARVGSLGLGRDPLHPRLGATRIATGAITGHCAYYTAGSESLRNVARIATGRYQDVTLATETHTVATVETVDSRVMEVV
- the mobA gene encoding molybdenum cofactor guanylyltransferase; this translates as MIVHPYDAVILAGGRARRMDHADKPGARVGDRSLLERVADAVSDAEHLVVVGPPRPSPAARYVREDPPGSGPVSALRVGLAEVRAPAVALLAADMPFLAQTHLRPLWDALASRDGAVLGDASAHPQWLAGVWRTDSLRSALRHYTGGSLRGVLSGLDFALVTDGGHAAFDCDTPEDLAEARRRLR
- the ybaK gene encoding Cys-tRNA(Pro) deacylase translates to MARTAKGRGAGSTPAVTVVTRAGIDFVLHGYEAETEGAASYGERAAAELGVAPERVFKTLVAEVDGVLTVAVVPVSGSLDLKALARAVGGKRAVMADPLAAERATGYVTGGISPLGQRKRLPTLVDRTVTDHDTVYVSAGRRGAQLELSPDDLLALCAGATASIAASRG
- a CDS encoding alpha/beta fold hydrolase, which produces MNTYGEPPTRVGQTTLDDGRVLGWAEWGPRDGVPVVLCPGAGTSRSLGLACGVPDAVGARLISVDRPGLGVSSPDPGRTLRDFATDLENLTSLRDIGHPAVVGNSQGAPFALACAAMGTASAVAVVAGADEVAAPEFAADLPPELHALVEAIDDDPAGVEADFLTFTADRIRNMVLSRSPTRDLAVYKDPGFDAAYRRALAEGFAQGAVGYARDTVLAMDQWDLPLSAITVPVDIWYGTEDTTHSPDRGRFLATRIAGAERHLVPDAGGSLLWTHGERVLGTLLARTPTGRGDPR